Proteins encoded in a region of the Streptomyces sp. NBC_01471 genome:
- the pta gene encoding phosphate acetyltransferase — MTRSVYVTGIDRGDGRQVVELGVMELLTRQVDRVGIFRPLVHDAPDRMFELLRSRYRLSQDPASVYGMDYHEASALQAEQGTDELVSHLVGRFHEVARAYEVVLVLGTDFSGTQLPDELSLNARLANEFGASVITVVGGKGQTPESVRSETRNAYRAYEALGCDVITMAVNRVAPGDRAELAGQLAAQLPVPCSVLPDEPALAAPTVAQISHALGGTVLLGDEAGLARDALDFVFGGAMLPNFLNALTPGCLVVTPGDRSDLVVGSLAAHSAGTPPIAGVLLTLDERPGEEILTLAGRLAPGTPVVAVTGGSFPTAGELFALEGRMDAATPRKAETALGLFERHVDTAELLDRLSVARSGRVTPMMFEHDLLETARADRRRVVLPEGTEERVLRAADILLRRGVCDLTLLGDPETVRRRAADLGIDLSRAEVTDPETSELRQRFAEVYAKLRAHKGVTVELAHDVVADASYFGTLMVQEGLADGMVSGAVHSTAATIRPAFEIIKTKADASIVSSVFFMCLADKVLVYGDCAVNPDPDDRQLADIAIQAAATAAQFGVEPRIAMLSYSTGTSGSGADVDKVRRATELVRAARPDLLIEGPIQYDAAVEPSVAATKLPGSAVAGQASVLIFPDLNTGNNTYKAVQRSAGAVAVGPVLQGLRKPVNDLSRGALVEDIVNTVAITAIQAQGEGRSRAQEESV, encoded by the coding sequence GTGACGCGCAGCGTGTACGTGACCGGGATCGATCGCGGCGACGGCCGCCAGGTCGTCGAGCTGGGGGTCATGGAGCTCCTCACCCGCCAGGTGGACCGGGTGGGGATCTTCCGGCCGCTGGTGCACGACGCGCCGGACCGGATGTTCGAGCTGCTGCGGTCCCGCTACCGGCTGAGCCAGGACCCTGCGTCGGTGTACGGCATGGACTACCACGAGGCGTCCGCCCTCCAGGCCGAGCAGGGCACCGACGAACTCGTCTCGCACCTGGTCGGCCGCTTCCACGAGGTGGCCCGCGCGTACGAGGTGGTGCTCGTACTCGGCACGGACTTCTCCGGCACCCAGCTCCCCGACGAGCTGTCCCTGAACGCGCGCCTGGCGAACGAGTTCGGCGCGTCGGTGATCACGGTCGTGGGCGGCAAGGGCCAGACGCCCGAGTCCGTACGCTCCGAGACCCGCAACGCCTACCGTGCGTACGAGGCGCTGGGCTGCGACGTCATCACCATGGCGGTGAACCGGGTCGCTCCCGGCGACCGCGCGGAGCTGGCCGGACAGCTCGCCGCGCAGCTTCCGGTGCCGTGCTCGGTGCTGCCCGACGAGCCGGCGCTGGCCGCGCCGACGGTCGCCCAGATCAGCCACGCGCTGGGCGGCACGGTCCTGCTCGGCGACGAGGCGGGGCTGGCCAGGGACGCGCTGGACTTCGTGTTCGGCGGGGCGATGCTGCCGAACTTCCTGAACGCGCTGACGCCCGGCTGCCTGGTCGTCACCCCCGGCGACCGGTCGGACCTGGTGGTCGGCTCGCTCGCCGCGCACAGTGCGGGCACCCCGCCGATCGCCGGTGTGCTGCTGACGCTGGACGAGCGCCCGGGCGAGGAGATCCTCACGCTGGCCGGCCGGCTGGCACCCGGCACCCCGGTGGTCGCCGTGACGGGCGGGTCGTTTCCCACCGCGGGTGAGCTGTTCGCCCTGGAAGGCCGGATGGACGCGGCGACCCCGCGCAAGGCGGAGACCGCGCTGGGCCTCTTCGAGCGCCATGTGGACACCGCTGAGCTGCTGGACCGGCTCTCGGTGGCCCGCAGCGGCCGGGTCACCCCGATGATGTTCGAGCACGATCTGCTGGAGACCGCGCGGGCCGACCGCCGCCGGGTGGTGCTGCCCGAGGGCACCGAGGAGCGGGTGCTGCGCGCCGCCGACATCCTGCTGCGCCGCGGGGTCTGCGACCTGACGCTGCTCGGCGATCCGGAGACGGTCCGCAGGAGGGCGGCCGACCTGGGCATCGACCTGTCGCGGGCGGAGGTCACCGACCCGGAGACCTCCGAGCTGCGGCAGCGGTTCGCCGAGGTGTACGCGAAGCTCCGTGCGCACAAGGGCGTCACCGTCGAGCTGGCCCACGACGTGGTCGCGGACGCCTCGTACTTCGGCACGCTGATGGTGCAGGAGGGCCTGGCCGACGGCATGGTGTCGGGCGCGGTGCACTCGACGGCCGCCACGATCCGGCCCGCCTTCGAGATCATCAAGACGAAGGCGGACGCGTCGATCGTCTCGTCGGTGTTCTTCATGTGTCTGGCCGACAAGGTGCTGGTGTACGGCGACTGCGCGGTCAACCCCGACCCGGACGACAGGCAGCTCGCGGACATCGCCATCCAGGCCGCGGCGACCGCGGCCCAGTTCGGTGTGGAACCGCGCATCGCGATGCTCTCGTACTCGACCGGCACCTCGGGGTCCGGTGCGGACGTCGACAAGGTGCGCCGGGCCACCGAGCTGGTCCGGGCGGCCAGGCCGGATCTGCTGATCGAGGGGCCCATCCAGTACGACGCGGCGGTCGAGCCGTCCGTGGCGGCGACCAAACTGCCGGGGTCGGCGGTCGCGGGACAGGCCAGCGTGCTGATCTTCCCCGACCTCAACACCGGCAACAACACCTACAAGGCCGTGCAGCGCTCGGCCGGCGCCGTGGCCGTGGGCCCGGTGCTCCAGGGGCTGCGCAAGCCGGTCAACGACCTGTCGCGGGGCGCGCTCGTCGAGGACATCGTCAACACCGTCGCGATCACCGCGATCCAGGCTCAGGGCGAGGGCCGCAGCCGCGCCCAGGAGGAATCCGTATGA
- a CDS encoding acetate kinase, with protein MTATRVLVLNSGSSSVKYQLLDMADGSRLATGLVERIGEETSRIRHTLLADGGSTREQAGRIADHAAALKAVAAELDADGLGLDSPELAAIGHRVVHGGLRFTAPTVVDDAVLQEIERLVPVAPLHNPANITGIRTARELRPDLPQVAVFDTAFHTTMPEYAARYAIDVATADAHRIRRYGFHGTSHAYVSRKTAALLGRTPEEVNVIVLHLGNGASASAVAGGVCVDTSMGLTPLEGLVMGTRSGDIDPAVIFHLTRVAGMSVDEIDALLNKKSGLVGLCGDNDMREIVRRIDEGDQRAELAFDIYVQRLKKYIGAYTAVLGRVDAVAFTAGVGENSAPVRAAAVAGLEGLGLAVDDGLNGVRSDKARMISPEGSRVAVAVVPTDEEREIAQQVYALVND; from the coding sequence ATGACCGCCACCCGTGTTCTCGTTCTCAACTCCGGCTCCTCGTCGGTGAAGTACCAGCTCCTGGACATGGCGGACGGCAGCAGGCTCGCGACGGGCCTGGTCGAGCGGATCGGCGAGGAGACCTCCCGGATCCGGCACACGCTGCTCGCGGACGGCGGCTCGACCCGTGAGCAGGCCGGGCGCATCGCCGACCACGCCGCGGCGCTGAAGGCCGTCGCGGCCGAGCTGGACGCCGACGGGCTCGGCCTCGACTCCCCCGAGCTGGCCGCGATCGGCCACCGGGTGGTGCACGGCGGGCTGCGGTTCACCGCTCCGACCGTCGTGGACGACGCGGTGCTCCAGGAGATCGAACGCCTGGTGCCGGTCGCCCCGCTGCACAACCCCGCGAACATCACCGGCATCCGCACCGCCCGCGAGCTGCGCCCCGACCTTCCCCAAGTGGCCGTGTTCGACACCGCGTTCCACACGACGATGCCGGAGTACGCGGCCCGGTACGCCATCGACGTGGCGACCGCGGACGCCCACCGCATCCGCCGGTACGGGTTCCACGGCACCTCCCACGCGTACGTCTCGCGGAAGACCGCCGCCCTGCTGGGCCGGACGCCCGAGGAGGTCAACGTCATCGTGCTGCACCTCGGCAACGGGGCGTCGGCGTCCGCGGTGGCGGGCGGGGTCTGCGTGGACACCTCCATGGGGCTGACGCCGCTGGAGGGCCTGGTGATGGGAACACGCTCCGGTGACATCGATCCGGCCGTGATCTTCCACCTCACCCGGGTGGCCGGAATGTCCGTCGACGAGATCGACGCGCTGCTGAACAAGAAGAGCGGTCTGGTCGGGCTCTGCGGGGACAATGACATGCGGGAAATCGTCCGCCGGATCGACGAGGGAGATCAGCGGGCGGAACTCGCCTTCGATATCTACGTACAGCGGTTGAAGAAGTACATCGGTGCCTATACCGCGGTACTGGGCCGGGTCGACGCCGTGGCGTTCACCGCGGGTGTCGGTGAGAACTCGGCTCCGGTGCGCGCGGCCGCCGTCGCGGGCCTGGAGGGGCTGGGCCTCGCGGTCGACGACGGGCTCAATGGCGTACGTTCCGACAAGGCGCGGATGATTTCCCCGGAGGGGTCCCGGGTGGCTGTGGCCGTGGTTCCGACGGATGAGGAACGTGAAATCGCGCAGCAGGTATACGCCTTGGTGAATGACTGA
- the pyk gene encoding pyruvate kinase: MRRSKIVCTLGPAVDSYEQLKTLIEAGMNVARLNMSHGSHAEHEERYHRVRKASQDTGRAVGVLADLQGPKIRLETFAEGPVELVRGDEFTITAEDVAGDKTICGTTYKGLPGDVTKGDPILINDGNVELKVVEVEGPEVRTIVIEGGVISDHKGINLPGAAVNVPALSEKDIDDLRFALRMGCDLVALSFVRDASDVIDVHKIMDEEGRRVPVIAKVEKPQAVAHMEGVVAAFDGVMVARGDLAVEYPLEKVPMVQKRLIELCRRNAKPVIVATQMMESMITNSRPTRAEASDVANAILDGADAVMLSAESSVGAYPVETVKTMSKIVVAAEEELLSKGLQPLVPGKKPRTQGGSVARAACEIADFLDAKALVAFTQSGDTARRLSRYRTCQPILAFTTDEATRSQLALSWGVESYVVPHVDNTDAMVDLVDAELLKLKRYNDGDRMIITAGSPPGVPGTTNMVRVHHLGGEDTQS, from the coding sequence ATGCGCCGTTCCAAAATCGTCTGCACACTGGGCCCAGCCGTCGACTCCTATGAGCAGCTGAAAACGCTCATCGAGGCCGGCATGAATGTGGCCCGTCTGAATATGAGCCACGGGTCCCACGCTGAGCACGAGGAGCGGTACCACCGCGTCCGCAAGGCTTCACAGGACACGGGCCGCGCCGTGGGGGTCCTCGCCGACCTCCAGGGCCCCAAGATCCGCCTGGAGACCTTCGCCGAGGGCCCCGTCGAGCTGGTGCGCGGTGACGAGTTCACCATCACCGCCGAGGACGTCGCGGGTGACAAGACCATCTGCGGCACCACCTACAAGGGCCTGCCCGGCGATGTCACCAAGGGCGACCCGATCCTGATCAACGACGGGAACGTCGAGCTGAAGGTCGTCGAGGTCGAGGGCCCCGAGGTCAGGACCATCGTCATCGAGGGCGGTGTCATCTCCGACCACAAGGGCATCAACCTGCCCGGCGCGGCGGTGAACGTCCCGGCCCTGTCCGAGAAGGACATCGACGACCTGCGGTTCGCGCTGCGGATGGGCTGCGACCTGGTCGCGCTCTCCTTCGTGCGCGACGCGAGCGACGTCATCGACGTGCACAAGATCATGGACGAGGAGGGCCGCCGGGTCCCCGTCATCGCCAAGGTCGAGAAGCCGCAGGCGGTCGCCCACATGGAGGGCGTCGTCGCGGCCTTCGACGGGGTCATGGTGGCCCGTGGTGACCTGGCCGTCGAGTACCCGCTCGAAAAGGTCCCGATGGTGCAGAAGCGCCTCATCGAGCTCTGCCGCCGCAACGCCAAGCCGGTGATCGTCGCGACCCAGATGATGGAGTCGATGATCACCAACTCGCGCCCGACGCGCGCCGAGGCGTCCGACGTCGCCAACGCCATCCTCGACGGTGCCGACGCGGTCATGCTCTCCGCCGAGTCGAGCGTGGGCGCGTACCCGGTCGAGACCGTCAAGACGATGTCGAAGATCGTGGTCGCCGCCGAGGAGGAGCTGCTCTCCAAGGGCCTCCAGCCGCTGGTGCCCGGTAAGAAGCCGCGCACCCAGGGTGGTTCGGTGGCCCGTGCGGCCTGCGAGATCGCGGACTTCCTGGACGCGAAGGCGCTGGTCGCCTTCACCCAGTCCGGTGACACGGCACGCCGCCTCTCCCGCTACCGCACCTGCCAGCCGATCCTGGCCTTCACGACGGACGAGGCGACCCGCAGCCAGCTCGCGCTGAGCTGGGGCGTCGAGTCGTACGTGGTCCCGCACGTGGACAACACCGACGCGATGGTCGACCTGGTCGACGCCGAGCTGCTGAAGCTCAAGCGCTACAACGACGGCGACCGCATGATCATCACCGCGGGCTCGCCCCCCGGTGTCCCCGGCACCACCAACATGGTCCGGGTGCACCACCTGGGCGGCGAGGACACCCAGAGCTGA
- a CDS encoding DUF6114 domain-containing protein: MSAESTGSRDFTYWRLRFRAWRGNRPFWAGLFTMVGGVPIAYFPYANMHLGNVTLAMSTTGGAGSLIIGVLLVTLGVTMWFHGAVRVFAGIAAILLALISLPVANLGGFIVGFLLAMLGGALSLSWAPAKPKADPAVPAQGGSEGGTPRGGMPEGGAPADEFLPFGQAPAIPEQPSGAYDKDTTVDANGGRHRAG; the protein is encoded by the coding sequence ATGAGCGCCGAGTCCACAGGTTCCCGCGATTTCACCTACTGGCGGCTTCGCTTCCGCGCGTGGCGGGGGAACCGACCCTTCTGGGCGGGCCTGTTCACCATGGTGGGAGGCGTGCCGATCGCCTACTTCCCGTACGCCAACATGCACCTCGGCAATGTGACGCTGGCGATGTCCACCACCGGGGGCGCCGGGTCGCTGATCATCGGCGTGCTGCTCGTCACGCTCGGTGTGACCATGTGGTTCCACGGTGCCGTCCGGGTGTTCGCGGGGATAGCGGCGATCCTGCTGGCGCTGATCTCCCTCCCGGTGGCGAACCTCGGTGGCTTCATCGTCGGTTTCCTGCTGGCGATGCTCGGCGGGGCGCTCTCGCTCTCCTGGGCACCGGCGAAGCCGAAGGCCGACCCGGCGGTGCCCGCCCAGGGCGGCTCCGAGGGTGGGACTCCGCGCGGAGGTATGCCCGAAGGCGGCGCTCCCGCTGACGAGTTCCTGCCCTTCGGCCAGGCACCGGCCATCCCCGAGCAGCCGTCCGGGGCGTATGACAAGGACACGACAGTGGATGCCAACGGTGGGAGGCACCGTGCGGGGTGA
- a CDS encoding DUF6230 family protein — translation MSSQVRGGTRWKRFALVMVPSVVATAAVGVGLAQGALAASFSVSGQSFKVSADQLVGQDFVQYGSVATGKDLNGKAAAHAVAVSGFSSATINNMCQSVVTPNLPFGLGSVTLQLHAGTNAKKPVEATNLYLDVASLDADATFKNIDIGVAAGDPSNKTGIEHGTEKAVNPNGFAQRADEATLKHVKQTAWATTAGTFKLSNLSLRLKSGVKECY, via the coding sequence GTGAGTTCCCAGGTACGTGGCGGAACCAGATGGAAGCGGTTCGCGCTTGTCATGGTGCCGAGCGTGGTCGCCACCGCAGCGGTGGGCGTAGGCCTCGCGCAGGGTGCGCTCGCCGCTTCGTTCAGCGTGTCCGGCCAGAGCTTCAAGGTCAGTGCCGACCAGCTGGTCGGCCAGGACTTCGTCCAGTACGGCAGTGTCGCGACCGGCAAGGACCTGAACGGCAAGGCAGCTGCTCACGCGGTGGCCGTTTCGGGCTTCAGCAGCGCGACGATCAACAACATGTGCCAGTCGGTGGTCACGCCGAACCTGCCGTTCGGCCTCGGCAGCGTCACGCTGCAGCTGCACGCGGGCACCAACGCCAAGAAGCCGGTCGAGGCAACGAATCTGTACCTCGATGTCGCGAGCCTCGACGCCGACGCGACGTTCAAGAACATCGACATCGGCGTGGCGGCCGGTGACCCGTCGAACAAGACGGGCATCGAGCACGGTACGGAGAAGGCCGTCAATCCGAACGGCTTCGCGCAGCGCGCCGACGAGGCGACGCTGAAGCACGTGAAGCAGACGGCGTGGGCGACCACGGCCGGCACCTTCAAGCTCAGCAACTTGAGCCTGAGGCTCAAGTCGGGCGTCAAGGAGTGCTACTAA
- a CDS encoding tetratricopeptide repeat protein, with protein sequence MQPRNMSMSGVVDLAAVKAAGEARQKAEQARAETARNGGAAAVSPVSLVIDVDEAGFERDVIQRSAEVPVVIDFWAEWCQPCKQLGPLLERLAVEYNGRFLLAKVDVDANQMLMQQFGIQGIPAVFAVVAGQALPLFQGAAPEDQIRGTLDQLIQVGEERFGITGIAVDPDAAPPAADAEPAEVPAGPYDAQLEAAVSALDANDFDGAVRAYRSVLSDDPANEEAKLGLAQAELLGRVQDLDPQQVRKDAADRPADVPAQIAAADLDLVGGHVEDAFGRLVQTVQRTVGDDREAARVHLLQLFEVIGSDDPRVTAARSALARVLF encoded by the coding sequence ATGCAGCCTAGGAACATGTCCATGAGCGGCGTCGTCGACCTCGCCGCAGTGAAGGCCGCCGGCGAGGCCCGGCAGAAAGCGGAGCAGGCACGCGCCGAGACCGCCAGGAACGGCGGTGCCGCGGCGGTCTCGCCCGTCTCGCTGGTGATCGATGTCGACGAAGCCGGTTTTGAGCGCGATGTCATCCAGCGCTCCGCCGAGGTCCCGGTCGTCATCGACTTCTGGGCCGAGTGGTGCCAGCCGTGCAAGCAGCTCGGCCCCCTGCTCGAACGCCTCGCCGTCGAGTACAACGGCCGCTTCCTGCTCGCCAAGGTCGACGTCGACGCCAACCAGATGCTGATGCAGCAGTTCGGGATCCAGGGGATCCCGGCCGTTTTCGCCGTCGTCGCCGGGCAGGCCCTGCCGCTCTTCCAGGGTGCGGCGCCCGAGGACCAGATCCGCGGGACCCTCGACCAGCTGATCCAGGTCGGTGAGGAGCGCTTCGGGATCACCGGGATCGCGGTGGACCCGGACGCGGCGCCGCCCGCCGCGGACGCCGAGCCCGCCGAGGTGCCGGCCGGCCCCTACGACGCGCAGCTCGAAGCGGCCGTCTCCGCGCTGGACGCCAATGACTTCGACGGCGCGGTCCGGGCGTACCGGAGTGTTCTCTCGGACGACCCGGCCAACGAGGAGGCCAAGCTCGGCCTCGCGCAGGCCGAACTGCTCGGCAGGGTCCAGGATCTGGATCCCCAGCAGGTCCGGAAGGACGCGGCCGACCGCCCCGCTGACGTCCCGGCACAGATCGCCGCGGCCGACCTCGATCTGGTCGGCGGCCATGTCGAGGACGCCTTCGGCCGTCTGGTCCAGACGGTGCAGCGCACGGTGGGTGACGACCGCGAGGCCGCCCGGGTCCATCTGCTCCAGCTCTTCGAAGTGATCGGATCCGACGACCCGAGGGTGACCGCGGCCCGCTCCGCCCTGGCACGCGTGCTGTTCTGA
- a CDS encoding TetR/AcrR family transcriptional regulator, with translation MPLSKPSRTGRPRSAEADTAILVATRAALVDLGWSKLTMGDVATRAGVAKTTLYRRWSHKNELVVDAVAVLFDELELPDRGSLAADIEGVVLQFAALLARPETKTALMAVVAESISDEALRARIRSAIVDRQKRLVTIGRERAQARGELPAGEDPETSARHTDLIFDVVAGAVVHRALVSAEPVDEEWAREFTVLLCGGLSAPAPPA, from the coding sequence ATGCCCCTCAGCAAGCCCTCCCGAACGGGTCGCCCACGCTCCGCAGAGGCCGATACCGCGATCCTCGTGGCGACGAGAGCCGCGCTGGTCGACCTGGGCTGGTCGAAGCTGACCATGGGCGACGTGGCGACCCGCGCCGGGGTGGCCAAGACGACGCTCTACCGCCGCTGGTCGCACAAGAACGAGCTGGTCGTGGACGCCGTGGCGGTCCTCTTCGACGAACTCGAACTGCCCGACCGGGGCAGTCTGGCCGCCGACATCGAGGGCGTGGTGCTCCAGTTCGCGGCGCTGCTCGCACGGCCCGAGACCAAGACCGCGCTGATGGCGGTGGTCGCCGAGTCGATCAGTGACGAGGCGCTGCGCGCCCGGATCCGCTCGGCCATCGTCGACCGGCAGAAACGGCTGGTGACCATCGGCCGGGAGCGGGCCCAGGCCCGGGGTGAACTCCCCGCCGGGGAGGACCCCGAGACCTCGGCCCGGCACACCGACCTGATCTTCGACGTGGTCGCGGGCGCGGTGGTGCACCGGGCGCTGGTGAGCGCGGAGCCGGTGGACGAGGAGTGGGCGCGCGAGTTCACCGTGCTGCTCTGCGGCGGGCTCAGCGCTCCGGCCCCGCCCGCGTGA
- a CDS encoding GDP-mannose 4,6-dehydratase, with protein MTASQTTSVWQNRTVLVTGAEGFIGSTLVDLLVEQGARVRAFVHYKPYGEKGHLARHLGSSQVEMVAGDVRDAGRVDDAVAGCDTVFHLAALIGIPYSYDAPGAYVATNVVGTENIAESCRRHSVRRLLHTSTSEVYGTALTAPISEQHPLQPQSPYSASKIGADMMALSHWHAFELPVTVVRPFNTYGPRQSARAVIPTILAQLHSGAREIKLGSLTPTRDFTYVTDTARGFLALADCDRALGESVNLGTGQEISIGDLAQALTAASGRDAEIVVDPARLRPSGSEVQRLLSDNSRAREWAGWQPEVPLAEGLKHTSEWIAEHLHLFAADRYQV; from the coding sequence ATGACCGCCTCGCAGACCACGTCCGTCTGGCAGAACCGCACCGTCCTCGTCACCGGGGCCGAGGGCTTCATCGGCTCCACCCTGGTCGACCTCCTGGTGGAGCAGGGGGCGCGGGTCCGGGCGTTCGTCCACTACAAGCCGTACGGCGAGAAGGGCCACCTCGCCCGCCATCTGGGCAGCTCCCAGGTCGAGATGGTGGCGGGCGACGTCCGGGACGCGGGCCGGGTCGACGACGCCGTCGCGGGCTGCGACACCGTCTTCCACCTCGCCGCGCTGATCGGTATCCCGTACAGCTACGACGCCCCCGGCGCCTACGTCGCCACAAACGTCGTCGGCACCGAGAACATCGCCGAGTCCTGCCGCCGGCACTCCGTACGCCGCCTCCTGCACACCTCCACCAGCGAGGTGTACGGAACCGCGCTCACCGCCCCGATCAGCGAACAGCACCCGCTCCAGCCGCAGTCCCCGTACTCCGCCTCCAAGATCGGTGCGGACATGATGGCGCTGTCGCACTGGCACGCGTTCGAACTGCCGGTGACGGTGGTGCGGCCCTTCAACACGTACGGCCCCCGGCAGTCCGCGCGCGCCGTCATCCCCACCATCCTCGCCCAACTCCACTCCGGGGCACGGGAGATCAAGCTCGGCTCACTCACCCCGACCCGCGACTTCACCTATGTCACGGACACCGCGCGCGGCTTCCTCGCGCTGGCCGACTGCGACCGGGCGCTGGGCGAGAGCGTCAACCTCGGTACCGGCCAGGAGATTTCGATCGGGGACCTGGCACAGGCGCTGACAGCGGCCTCCGGCCGGGACGCGGAGATCGTCGTCGACCCGGCCAGGCTCCGCCCGTCGGGCAGCGAGGTCCAGCGGCTGCTGTCGGACAACTCGCGGGCCCGCGAGTGGGCGGGCTGGCAGCCCGAGGTCCCGCTCGCCGAGGGGCTCAAGCACACGTCGGAGTGGATCGCGGAACACCTGCACCTGTTCGCTGCGGACCGCTACCAGGTCTGA
- a CDS encoding glycosyltransferase — protein MRTPLSVVIGAGGTGGHIYPGLALADALRRAVPDAVISFVGTERGLESTLIPGAGYPLHTVDMIPFDPALGARRYLLPAALLKSGVQCRTILREQGAHAAVGMGGYPSAPVILGARMAGVPSVIHESNAVPGRANQFAARLTPHLTVAFDRSRAHLAGGENAETVGMPIAAPIAALDRPALRAEARRALGVPDGARLLLVNGGSLGAARLTAAAVGLAARWQARTDVHLLIKTGPAALDAARTRLADEGGCRIARAVPYLDRMDLAYAAADLVVCRAGSATVAELATTGVPAILVPYPHAPGDHQTHNARVLSDAGAGVLIADEETTAERLAEVAGPLLADPARLAAMSGAAGPSHHARAADLLAAHVLSHSSLSHAREFTS, from the coding sequence ATGCGCACACCACTCTCCGTCGTGATCGGTGCGGGCGGCACCGGCGGTCACATCTACCCCGGTCTGGCCCTCGCCGACGCACTGCGCCGGGCCGTACCCGACGCGGTGATCTCCTTCGTCGGCACCGAGCGCGGCCTCGAATCCACGTTGATACCCGGCGCCGGATACCCGCTGCACACCGTCGACATGATCCCCTTCGACCCGGCGCTCGGCGCCAGGCGCTATCTGCTGCCCGCCGCGCTGCTGAAGTCCGGCGTGCAGTGCCGGACGATCCTGCGCGAGCAGGGGGCCCACGCCGCGGTCGGCATGGGCGGCTACCCCAGCGCGCCGGTGATCCTGGGCGCCCGGATGGCCGGCGTGCCGAGCGTCATCCACGAGTCCAACGCGGTGCCGGGGCGCGCCAACCAGTTCGCGGCCCGGCTCACCCCGCACCTCACCGTCGCCTTCGACCGCAGCCGCGCCCACCTCGCGGGCGGCGAGAACGCGGAGACGGTCGGGATGCCGATCGCCGCACCGATCGCGGCCCTCGACCGTCCCGCGCTGCGGGCGGAGGCCCGCCGCGCGCTCGGTGTGCCGGACGGGGCCCGGCTGCTCCTTGTCAACGGCGGCAGCCTCGGCGCGGCCCGGCTCACCGCCGCCGCGGTCGGGCTCGCGGCCCGCTGGCAGGCGCGTACGGACGTCCATCTGCTCATCAAGACCGGTCCGGCGGCCCTGGATGCGGCCAGGACCCGGCTCGCCGACGAGGGCGGCTGCCGGATCGCCCGCGCCGTTCCCTACCTGGACCGGATGGACCTCGCGTACGCCGCGGCCGACCTGGTCGTCTGCCGGGCCGGCTCCGCCACGGTCGCCGAGCTCGCCACCACCGGGGTGCCCGCGATCCTCGTGCCCTATCCGCACGCGCCGGGCGACCACCAGACGCACAACGCCCGCGTCCTCAGCGACGCCGGGGCCGGGGTGCTGATCGCCGACGAAGAGACGACGGCGGAGCGGCTCGCCGAAGTGGCGGGCCCGCTCCTCGCCGACCCCGCCCGGCTCGCCGCGATGAGCGGTGCGGCCGGCCCCTCCCACCACGCCCGGGCAGCGGATCTGCTCGCCGCCCACGTCCTGTCCCACTCAAGCCTGTCCCACGCAAGGGAGTTCACCTCATGA
- a CDS encoding response regulator transcription factor — MNPYPHTPPVSPRPRKILVVDDQPEVRVAVEDGLSVEGYEVRGAADGLAALSAVSSWEPDAVVLDVMMPVLDGLAVCRRLRAVGDRTPVLVLTALDSVSERVDGLEAGADDYLVKPFALDELIARVRALLRRAAPVEEDPGALSYGDLTVDPVTRTGHRAGRPIEFSRTEFALLDLLLRHPGQVLTRELILERVWGQDFGPDSNSLAVYVGYLRRKLEAAGEPRLVHTVHGVGYRLDAA, encoded by the coding sequence ATGAACCCGTATCCGCACACGCCGCCCGTGAGCCCCCGGCCGAGAAAGATCCTGGTCGTGGACGACCAGCCGGAGGTGCGCGTGGCGGTCGAGGACGGTCTCAGCGTCGAGGGGTACGAGGTGCGGGGCGCGGCCGACGGCCTCGCCGCCCTGTCGGCCGTCTCCTCCTGGGAGCCGGACGCCGTCGTGCTCGACGTGATGATGCCGGTGCTCGACGGTCTCGCGGTCTGCCGCCGGCTGCGCGCCGTCGGTGACCGCACGCCCGTGCTGGTGCTGACCGCGCTGGACTCGGTGAGCGAGCGGGTGGACGGCCTGGAGGCGGGTGCCGACGACTATCTCGTGAAGCCCTTCGCACTGGACGAGCTGATCGCCCGGGTGCGGGCGCTGCTGCGGCGGGCCGCGCCGGTGGAGGAGGATCCGGGCGCGCTGTCGTACGGCGATCTGACCGTGGATCCGGTGACCCGCACCGGGCACCGTGCGGGGCGCCCCATCGAGTTCAGCCGGACCGAGTTCGCCCTGCTCGATCTGCTGCTGCGTCACCCGGGCCAGGTCCTCACGCGGGAACTGATCCTGGAGCGGGTCTGGGGCCAGGACTTCGGCCCGGACTCCAACTCCCTGGCAGTGTACGTCGGTTACCTGCGGCGCAAGCTGGAGGCGGCGGGCGAACCGCGCCTGGTGCACACCGTGCACGGGGTCGGATACCGGCTGGACGCGGCGTGA